In Silene latifolia isolate original U9 population chromosome X, ASM4854445v1, whole genome shotgun sequence, the following proteins share a genomic window:
- the LOC141620471 gene encoding uncharacterized protein LOC141620471, whose product MQQTPGWQPGSIISATPMTRPWLGVTPVGSFPPVSNPLAGAGSSLEQQYQELRDLMYRIPGVTCPLEKAELDSYADSPFVDDIALVGVPKGCVPPTMTLYDGTTDPLDHVNHYKQKMMVITTISLLKEACMCKGFGSTLSEAAQQWFVGLPNKSIANFADLGNAFNQQFASIRKLEKQTSDLYRIVQGFEESTRDYLDRFNKKKVAVPRCDIETAIQAFRRGLHQDSDLYKNLTMHPCTTFEEVQSKYPEKPR is encoded by the coding sequence ATGcagcagacaccaggatggcagcCAGGATCTATAATCAGTGCAACACCAATGACAAGACCCTGGTTAGGAGTTACACCTGTTGGATCCTTCCCGCCtgtttctaaccctcttgcaggagcAGGTAGTTCGCTGGAGCAGCAGTACCAGGAGCTGAGAGACCTGATGTACAGGATACCAGGCGTAACATGTCCATTAGAGAAAGCAGAACTCGATAGCTATGcagactcacctttcgtggaCGACATAGCCCTCGTCGGCGTTCCTAAAGGATGTGTACCGCCAACCATGACGCTCTACgacggaaccacagatccacttgATCACGTCAACCACTACAAGCaaaaaatgatggtgataaccaCGATCAGCCTCTTaaaggaagcttgtatgtgcaaaggattcggatCGACCTTGTCTGAAGCAGCCCAGCAGTGGTTCGTCGGCCTGCCCAATAAAAGTATTGCCAACTTCGCCGACCTAGGTAATGcattcaaccagcagttcgccaGCATCAGAAAGCTAGAAAAGCAGACCAGCGACCTCTATCGGATAGTGCAAGGGTTTGAGGAATCTACTCGTGATTACTTGGACAGATTCAACAAGAAAAAAGTGGCAGTTCCGAGGTGCGATATTGAAACTGCTATACAAGCCTTCCGTCGGGGATTGCACCAGGATTCAGATCTGTACAAGAACCTGACCATGCATCCTTGCACTACCTTTGAGGAAGTACAATCAAAGTATCCAGAAAAGCCCCGGTAG